A region from the Phoenix dactylifera cultivar Barhee BC4 unplaced genomic scaffold, palm_55x_up_171113_PBpolish2nd_filt_p 000274F, whole genome shotgun sequence genome encodes:
- the LOC120105382 gene encoding uncharacterized protein LOC120105382 yields MKILLWNCRGAGKPSFIPAFRRLVHHHSPDICVLLETRLSGRGLQKARRAVPGGWGFFAVDSQGLSGGIIVTWAQGCCQLDIFNVCNQEVIMVISEGNRNPWVLAAVYASTDYRVRRVLWEEATQLISQGHPMLLAGDFNCIVDPQEKMGGKPFSFERKIREFQDFLMMNGLVDLGFAGPKFTWCNNQQGQARVWERLDRACATAGWIQSFPDYQVRHLPRIASDHCPLLVSTDALAPARSPFRFEKIWLGYPRSWEMVREAWRVPVRGDAMYRVSRRLEMTRRRLRRWNREEVGNIFRRVEDLEGVITRLQLQESQGGGLSEEEVGKLRSHLALHDSLLRQHEIFWRQKSRIQWLLEGDRNTSFFHQATVIRRHQNRIKAIRGEDGLMTEDPVQIRRIVESFFRTRWTEQLGDGSSEDIPVPGVGVSEEETAALIRPVSEREVREAVWSLEGDKAPGPDVLLYVCDAFRVAADLYHIDTETAGRY; encoded by the exons ATGAAGATTCTCTTATGGAACTGCCGTGGAGCGGGGAAGCCGTCATTTATCCCGGCATTTCGCAGGTTAGTGCACCATCATAGCCCTGATATTTGTGTCCTTCTCGAGACCCGGTTATCCGGTAGGGGCCTTCAGAAGGCAAGAAGGGCAGTTCCGGGAGGGTGGGGATTCTTTGCAGTTGACTCTCAAGGGCTATCCGGTGGTATCATTGTTACTTGGGCGCAGGGGTGCTGTCAGTTGGATATTTTCAATGTTTGCAACCAAGAGGTGATTATGGTCATCTCGGAGGGGAACAGAAATCCGTGGGTTTTGGCAGCGGTGTATGCGAGTACAGATTATAGGGTGAGGAGGGTCTTGTGGGAGGAGGCCACCCAGTTGATTAGTCAGGGACATCCAATGCTGCTGGCAGGTGATTTTAATTGCATAGTTGATCCACAGGAGAAGATGGGGGGGAAGCCTTTCTCTTTTGAGAGGAAGATTAGGGAGTTCCAGGACTTCcttatgatgaatggtttagttGATTTGGGCTTTGCTGGCCCAAAGTTCACATGGTGTAATAACCAGCAGGGTCAGGCCAGAGTTTGGGAGAGGCTAGACAGAGCTTGTGCTACTGCTGGGTGGATACAGAGTTTCCCTGATTACCAGGTCCGTCATTTGCCGAGGATTGCTTCGGACCACTGTCCACTATTGGTTAGTACCGATGCACTTGCTCCAGCTCGTTCCCCCTTCAGGTTTGAGAAGATCTGGCTCGGCTATCCTCGTTCTTGGGAGATGGTGCGGGAGGCCTGGAGGGTGCCTGTTAGGGGAGACGCTATGTATCGAGTCTCCCGTAGATTGGAGATGACGAGGAGACGGCTCCGGCGGTGGAACCGTGAGGAGGTGGGGAATATCTTTAGGAGGGTGGAGGATCTCGAGGGGGTGATCACTAGACTACAGCTTCAGGAGTCCCAGGGGGGGGGCTTATCAGAGGAGGAGGTGGGGAAGCTTAGATCCCACTTGGCACTGCACGACTCTCTACTCAGACAGCATGAGATATTTTGGAGACAGAAGTCTAGGATACAGTGGTTATTGGAGGGGGATCGGAATACTAGTTTTTTTCATCAGGCGACAGTTATCAGGAGACATCAGAATCGGATCAAAGCTATCAGGGGCGAGGATGGGCTGATGACGGAGGATCCTGTTCAGATTCGTCGGATTGTGGAGAGCTTTTTCAGGACACGGTGGACTGAGCAGTTAGGGGATGGGAGCTCAGAGGACATTCCAGTGCCGGGGGTTGGGGTGTCGGAGGAGGAGACTGCAGCGCTGATCAGGCCGGTTTCGGAGAGGGAGGTTAGGGAGGCGGTGTGGTCCCTTGAGGGGGACAAGGCTCCGGGGCCAGATG TTCTTTTGTACGTCTGCGATGCCTTCCGAGTGGCAGCAGACCTTTATCACATTGATACCGAAACGGCAGGACGCTACTGA
- the LOC120105381 gene encoding uncharacterized protein LOC120105381: MRRSLMGIKLDMERAYDRMCWDFLRRSMQGFGFHATWISWVMGCVRAPSFAILVNGSPSRFFESAGGLRQGCPLSPLLFILCADALSRALRQAMDSEEMEVYRPVEGAPSLSHLLFADDCLLLARATRRTAEVLRRILWHYCEASGQRVNLGKSSVCFSPRIRSAVRISILQILGVGEQEGLLRYLGVPISGRRLRSRDCSSLEISIRHRLEGWQMHSLSMMGRITLVRSVLSSIPIYLLSNSFIPVSLVRSLERIFRNFIWGRSSGRGGIHLVAWEVVCQPIRFGGLGVQSLMARREALAARHAVRFVLEPDSMWSSLMRAKYGALIPGVRGGRSHSPVWREMCARAALVLPELRWAIGDGRSIDVLEDRWVTEQPISRLPTMVDSARIVGFRVSDLMDPEGGRWREGLIREVFGEQLAELVLDIPIPWQEVPDRNARLFEGRMWSSRMVVDRAVLRAGEIAVASASVTSGMARDTWGVGFVIRDCGGRLIAAGGRSISGPTVVGAELCAAWEGLSFARRALGAARVFLEGDSSVVIDWIQGVDRIIRP; encoded by the exons AtgaggaggagcttgatgggaatcaagcttgatatggagagggcctacGACAGGATGTGCTGGGATTTCCTTCGGCGTTCCATGCAGGGGTTCGGCTTTCATGCGACATGGATCAGCTGGGTTATGGGATGTGTGAGGGCTCCTTCATTTGCCATCTTGGTGAATGGCTCGCCGTCCCGTTTTTTTGAGTCTGCTGGAGGGCTTCGACAGGGATGCCCCCTCTCACCTCTCTTGTTTATTCTGTGCGCAGATGCGCTATCCAGAGCTCTCAGACAGGCGATGGACTCTGAGGAGATGGAGGTTTACAGACCGGTGGAGGGTGCCCCGTCGTTGTCTCACCTTCTTTTTGCCGATGATTGTTTACTGCTTGCTCGGGCTACGAGACGGACCGCGGAGGTCCTCCGCAGGATCCTCTGGCACTACTGTGAGGCATCAGGACAGAGAGTTAATCTGGGGAAGTCTTCTGTATGTTTCAGTCCGAGGATCAGGTCGGCGGTGAGGATTTCTATTTTACAGATTTTGGGGGTGGGCGAGCAGGAGGGTTTGCTGAGGTACCTGGGGGTCCCGATTTCTGGTCGGCGGCTGCGGAGCAGGGATTGCTCGTCACTTGAGATCAGTATCAGACACAGATTGGAGGGATGGCAGATGCATTCCCTTTCCATGATGGGGAGGATCACATTGGTGCGGTCAGTCCTTTCTTCGATCCCTATCTACTTATTGTCCAATTCCTTTATTCCAGTGTCTCTTGTGAGGTCTCTTGAGCGGATCTTTAGGAACTTTATCTGGGGGAGGAGTAGTGGCAGAGGAGGTATCCATTTGGTGGCATGGGAGGTGGTGTGTCAGCCGATCAGGTTCGGCGGGCTGGGGGTGCAGTCCCTGATGGCTAGGCGGGAGGCGCTAGCGGCGCGACATGCGGTGAGATTTGTGTTAGAGCCAGATAGTATGTGGTCCTCGctgatgagggccaaatatGGAGCTTTGATACCTGGGGTGCGTGGTGGCCGTTCCCATTCGCCGGtgtggagggagatgtgtgctAGAGCAGCGCTGGTGTTACCGGAGCTGAGATGGGCCATTGGAGATGGGCGGTCGATCGATGTTTTGGAGGATAGGTGGGTGACTGAGCAGCCGATCAGCCGTCTTCCGACCATGGTGGACTCGGCGAGGATTGTTGGATTCAGGGTCAGTGACCTGATGGACCCAGAGGGGGGTCGCTGGAGGGAGGGTCTGATTCGGGAGGTGTTTGGGGAGCAGTTGGCTGAGTTGGTTTTGGATATTCCGATTCCATGGCAGGAGGTGCCGGACAG gaatgctcGCCTATTTGAGGGGAGGATGTGGTCttcgaggatggtggtggatcgAGCTGTGCTACGTGCAGGGGAGATCGCTGTGGCCTCTGCTTCTGTTACCTCTGGGATGGccagggacacctggg GTGTgggatttgtgatcagagactgTGGGGGTAGATTGATAGCCGCTGGGGGTCGTAGCATCTCAGGACCTACCGTTGTCGGGGCTGAGCTGTGTGCTGCTTGGGAGGGCTTATCCTTTGCGAGGAGGGCTCTCGGTGCTGCCCGGGTGTTTCTCGAGGGTGACTCTTCGGTGGTGATCGACTGGATTCAGGGGGTGGACAG GATCATAAGACCATGA
- the LOC103705524 gene encoding serine racemase: protein MEKDYLQTQSYAADISSIKEAQLRIGPYIHKTPVLSSNSLDSISGRQLFFKCECFQKGGAFKIRGASNAIFSLEDDQAARGVVTHSSGNHAAAVSLAAKLRGIPAYIVIPENAPKCKVENVKRYGGQVIWSEATFQSRESTARKVQQETGAVLIHPFNDKHIISGQGTISLELLEQVRDIDTIIVPISGGGLISGVTLAAKTINPSICILAAEPKGADDAAQSKVAGKIVTLPEANTIADGLRAFLGDLTWPVVRDLVDDIITVDDEKIVEAMRLCYEVLKVAVEPSGAIGLAAVLSDRFQQNPAWKNCNKIGIILSGGNVDLGVLWESFSK, encoded by the exons ATGGAGAAGGATTATTTACAAACTCAAAGTTATGCTGCTGATATTTCCTCCATAAAAGAAGCACAACTCCGTATTGGTCCATACATTCACAAAACCCCAGTTCTCTCATCAAATTCTCTTGATTCCATATCTGGGAGACAATTGTTTTTTAAGTGCGAGTGTTTTCAGAAGGG AGGAGCTTTTAAAATTAGAGGTGCTTCAAATGCTATATTTTCACTTGAAGATGATCAAGCTGCTAGAGGAGTAGTAACTCACAGCAG TGGTAACCATGCTGCAGCAGTGTCTTTAGCTGCAAAACTACGTGGAATCCCTGCTTATATTGTTATACCAGAAAATGCCCCAAAATGTAAGGTTGAAAATGTCAAGCGCTATGGTGGCCAAGTTATTTGGAGTGAAGCCACATTTCAGTCAAGAGAGAGCACTGCAAGAAAGGTCCAGCAAGAAACAGGTGCAGTTCTGATTCATCCATTCAATGATAAACATATTATAAG TGGGCAGGGCACCATTTCATTAGAGTTGCTGGAGCAAGTCCGAGATATTGACACAATAATAGTCCCAATTAGTG GTGGAGGGTTGATCTCCGGTGTGACATTGGCTGCAAAGACAATCAACCCTTCTATTTGTATTTTGGCTGCCGAGCCAAAGGGTGCTGATGATGCAGCTCAATCAAAGGTAGCAGGAAAAATTGTGACGCTACCAGAGGCCAACACCATTGCTGATGGGCTTCGAGCTTTTCTTGGAGATCTGACTTG GCCGGTGGTGCGGGATTTAGTGGATGATATCATCACCGTAGATGATGAGAAGATTGTAGAAGCCATGAGATTGTGCTATGAGGTTCTGAAGGTGGCTGTGGAGCCAAGTGGGGCCATCGGTCTTGCTGCTGTTCTTTCGGATCGGTTCCAACAAAATCCTGCTTGGAAGAATTGCAACAAAATCGGAATCATTCTCTCTGGAGGCAATGTTGATCTTGGTGTGCTTTGGGAGTCATTTAGCAAATGA